A single window of Periophthalmus magnuspinnatus isolate fPerMag1 chromosome 9, fPerMag1.2.pri, whole genome shotgun sequence DNA harbors:
- the LOC117376518 gene encoding U4/U6.U5 small nuclear ribonucleoprotein 27 kDa protein-like yields the protein MGRSRSRTPPRRERRRSRSSSRDRDRRRRDRERTRSRDRDRDRRRSRSRSPHRRRSRTPPRRHRSSSLSPVRQKDRRDDDRKEKEKQSKPIQISAEDMEGKTEEEIEMMKLMGFGSFDSTKGKKKIDSSVNAYAVNVTMKRKYRQYMNRKGGFNRPLDFIA from the exons ATGGGGAGGAGTAGGAGCCGAACCCCGCCGAGACGAG AGAGGAGACGGTCCCGCTCCAGCTCtcgggacagagacagaaggcggcgggacagagagaggacccgctccagagacagagacagagaccgcAGGAGGAGCCGCTCCCGGTCCCCACACCGGAGGAGATCCAG GACCCCTCCTCGACGCCATCGctcgtcctccctctctcctgtaaGACAGAAAGACAGGCGCGATGATGACCGCaaagagaaggaaaaacaaTCCAAGCCAATTCAGATCTCAG CCGAGGACATGGAGGGTAAAACTGAAGAGGAAATCGAGATGATGAAATTAATGGGCTTTGGCTCATTTGATTCCACCAAA GGCAAGAAGAAGATCGATTCATCAGTAAATGCTTATGCTGTGAACGTCACCATGAAGAGAAAATACAG gcAGTACATGAACAGGAAAGGAGGATTCAACAGACCACTGGATTTTATTGCATGA
- the LOC117376519 gene encoding beta-adducin-like isoform X1 yields the protein MSKSPTPKGTPVQRSPSDGVPEGLQSPQSDTGPQLKKRISTLLQSPSFREELDGLIQEQMKKGGSSSNLWALRQLADYMSSHGSPSSLPVAPNNMMMVTPINDLQSWEPGRLVKGERLMRCKLASVHRLFDLYGWAQLRHTCLTLRVNKEQEHFLVLPEGLAYSEVTGSSLVKVNLLGEVVERGSTNLGVDLEKFSLHSAIYSARPDVRCLLHLQTPATAAVSNMKSGLLPLSHEALLVGEVAYYDYNGVMEQEEDRVELQKSLGPTCKVLVLRNHGIVALGETVEEAFYSIYHIQAACQIQVSALCCSGGEQNLIMLDRSAHRPAPAGTVGWAGSTFGPMSKSRIGEHEFEALMRTLDNLGYRTGYTYRFPLLLERSRMRRDVEVPATVTAFYPFDEDGGHPALRQHPFVNKQQQERTRWLNTPNIYQKVNQEQASPGHQRTVWMKTDEVNQAGSTPIKIENPNQFVPLFTNPREVIETRNKIRQQNRQDMKTAGPQSQVLASVINEDSPPSPVSPPPLPPEPEPPNPFNELTDQELEEYRREVQRKQHSGTNGEDVESSPATSPTKVLSPSQSPLSEEPKTDDAVLQNGGEEEKQTTEELEKSMKALTTNDTSTIPTSPPAKLQGNTPEGSPSKSPSKKKKKFKPPSFLKKSKKQKEKAES from the exons ATGAGTAAGTCTCCCACACCTAAGGGCACTCCGGTGCAGAGGAGTCCCAGTGATGGGGTTCCTGAGGGCCTACAATCTCCCCAGTCCGACACTGGCCCTCAGCTGAAGAAGCGCATCTCAACCCTGCTCCAGAGTCCA TCATTCAGAGAGGAGTTGGATGGACTGATCCAGGAGCAGATGAAGAAGGGAGGCAGCTCGTCAAACCTTTGGGCTTTGAGGCAGCTCGCAGACTACATGTCTTCACACGGATCTCCCTCCAGTCTGCCTGTGGCTCCAAACA ACATGATGATGGTGACTCCCATAAATGACCTGCAGAGCTGGGAGCCCGGGCGCCTGGTGAAGGGAGAGCGACTGATGAGGTGTAAACTGGCCTCTGTGCATCGACTGTTCGACCTCTACGGCTGGGCACAGCTCCGCCACACCTGCCTCACT CTGCGCGTGAATAAGGAGCAGGAACACTTCCTAGTGCTTCCAGAAGGTCTCGCCTACAGTGAAGTGACTGGCTCCAGTCTG GTGAAAGTAAACCTTCTGGGCGAGGTGGTGGAGAGGGGCAGTACAAACCTGGGTGTCGATTTGGAGAAGTTCAGTCTTCATTCGGCCATTTACTCAGCTCGACCCGATGTCCGCTGTCTGCTGCACCTTCAGACCCCAGCCACAGCAGCA GTCTCCAACATGAAGTCAGGGCTGCTTCCTCTTTCTCATGAGGCCCTTTTGGTCGGAGAAGTGGCTTATTACGATTACAATGGCGTcatggagcaggaggaggacagagtggAGCTGCAGAAAAGCCTGGGACCCACCTGCAAA GTGCTCGTGCTGAGAAACCATGGCATCGTGGCTCTGGGGGAGACTGTGGAGGAGGCCTTCTACTCTATCTATCACATACAGGCAGCATGTCAAATACAG GTGTCAGCATTGTGTTGCTCTGGTGGGGAGCAGAACCTGATCATGTTGGACCGGAGCGCCCACAGACCTGCTCCGGCCGGGACCGTGGGCTGGGCCGGCTCCACCTTTGGCCCCATGAGCAAGAGCCGCATTGGGGAGCACGAGTTTGAGGCCCTGATGAGGACCCTGGACAACCTG GGCTACCGTACCGGCTACACATACCGCTTCCCCCTGTTGCTGGAAAGGTCTCGGATGCGACGAGATGTAGAGGTGCCTGCCACAGTCACAGCATTTTACCCGTTTGATGAAGACGGGGGACACCCAGCTCTGAGGCAACACCCTTTTGTCAACAAGCAGCAGCAGGAGAGGACCCGCTGGCTCAACACTCCCAACATCTACCAGAAGGTCAACCAGGAGCAGGCCAGCCCCGGACACCAGCGTACAGTG TGGATGAAAACCGATGAGGTTAACCAAGCTGGCAGCACGCCCATCAAAATTGAAAACCCCAACCAATTTGTGCCTCTTTTCACCAACCCACGGGAGGTGATTGAGACACGAAACAAG ATTCGACAACAGAATCGTCAGGACATGAAGACAGCAGGCCCACAGTCCCAAGTCCTTGCCAGTGTCATAAATGAAGACAGCCCTCCG TCTCCAGTGAGTCCGCCTCCACTCCCACCTGAGCCTGAGCCTCCAAACCCCTTTAACGAGCTCACAGACCAAGAACTGGAGGAATATCGCCGAGAGGTGCAGAGGAAGCAGCATTCGGGCACCAATG GGGAGGATGTGGAGTCTTCCCCTGCCACCTCCCCCACAAAGGTGCTCTCCCCAAGCCAGTCCCCTCTGTCAG AAGAACCTAAGACTGATGACGCAGTGCTCCAAAATGGTGGCGAGGAGGAAAAGCAGAcgacagaggagctggagaagagcATGAAGGCTCTAACCACCAACGACACATCCACGATCCCGACTTCGCCCCCCGCCAAACTGCAAGGCAACACCCCCGAGGGGTCACCGTCCAAGTCCCCCtcgaagaagaaaaagaagttcAAGCCGCCATCTTTCCTGAAGAAGAGCAAAAAGCAAAAGGAAAAAGCCGAGAGTTGA
- the LOC117376519 gene encoding beta-adducin-like isoform X2, which produces MSKSPTPKGTPVQRSPSDGVPEGLQSPQSDTGPQLKKRISTLLQSPSFREELDGLIQEQMKKGGSSSNLWALRQLADYMSSHGSPSSLPVAPNNMMMVTPINDLQSWEPGRLVKGERLMRCKLASVHRLFDLYGWAQLRHTCLTLRVNKEQEHFLVLPEGLAYSEVTGSSLVKVNLLGEVVERGSTNLGVDLEKFSLHSAIYSARPDVRCLLHLQTPATAAVSNMKSGLLPLSHEALLVGEVAYYDYNGVMEQEEDRVELQKSLGPTCKVLVLRNHGIVALGETVEEAFYSIYHIQAACQIQVSALCCSGGEQNLIMLDRSAHRPAPAGTVGWAGSTFGPMSKSRIGEHEFEALMRTLDNLGYRTGYTYRFPLLLERSRMRRDVEVPATVTAFYPFDEDGGHPALRQHPFVNKQQQERTRWLNTPNIYQKVNQEQASPGHQRTVWMKTDEVNQAGSTPIKIENPNQFVPLFTNPREVIETRNKIRQQNRQDMKTAGPQSQVLASVINEDSPPSPVSPPPLPPEPEPPNPFNELTDQELEEYRREVQRKQHSGTNEEPKTDDAVLQNGGEEEKQTTEELEKSMKALTTNDTSTIPTSPPAKLQGNTPEGSPSKSPSKKKKKFKPPSFLKKSKKQKEKAES; this is translated from the exons ATGAGTAAGTCTCCCACACCTAAGGGCACTCCGGTGCAGAGGAGTCCCAGTGATGGGGTTCCTGAGGGCCTACAATCTCCCCAGTCCGACACTGGCCCTCAGCTGAAGAAGCGCATCTCAACCCTGCTCCAGAGTCCA TCATTCAGAGAGGAGTTGGATGGACTGATCCAGGAGCAGATGAAGAAGGGAGGCAGCTCGTCAAACCTTTGGGCTTTGAGGCAGCTCGCAGACTACATGTCTTCACACGGATCTCCCTCCAGTCTGCCTGTGGCTCCAAACA ACATGATGATGGTGACTCCCATAAATGACCTGCAGAGCTGGGAGCCCGGGCGCCTGGTGAAGGGAGAGCGACTGATGAGGTGTAAACTGGCCTCTGTGCATCGACTGTTCGACCTCTACGGCTGGGCACAGCTCCGCCACACCTGCCTCACT CTGCGCGTGAATAAGGAGCAGGAACACTTCCTAGTGCTTCCAGAAGGTCTCGCCTACAGTGAAGTGACTGGCTCCAGTCTG GTGAAAGTAAACCTTCTGGGCGAGGTGGTGGAGAGGGGCAGTACAAACCTGGGTGTCGATTTGGAGAAGTTCAGTCTTCATTCGGCCATTTACTCAGCTCGACCCGATGTCCGCTGTCTGCTGCACCTTCAGACCCCAGCCACAGCAGCA GTCTCCAACATGAAGTCAGGGCTGCTTCCTCTTTCTCATGAGGCCCTTTTGGTCGGAGAAGTGGCTTATTACGATTACAATGGCGTcatggagcaggaggaggacagagtggAGCTGCAGAAAAGCCTGGGACCCACCTGCAAA GTGCTCGTGCTGAGAAACCATGGCATCGTGGCTCTGGGGGAGACTGTGGAGGAGGCCTTCTACTCTATCTATCACATACAGGCAGCATGTCAAATACAG GTGTCAGCATTGTGTTGCTCTGGTGGGGAGCAGAACCTGATCATGTTGGACCGGAGCGCCCACAGACCTGCTCCGGCCGGGACCGTGGGCTGGGCCGGCTCCACCTTTGGCCCCATGAGCAAGAGCCGCATTGGGGAGCACGAGTTTGAGGCCCTGATGAGGACCCTGGACAACCTG GGCTACCGTACCGGCTACACATACCGCTTCCCCCTGTTGCTGGAAAGGTCTCGGATGCGACGAGATGTAGAGGTGCCTGCCACAGTCACAGCATTTTACCCGTTTGATGAAGACGGGGGACACCCAGCTCTGAGGCAACACCCTTTTGTCAACAAGCAGCAGCAGGAGAGGACCCGCTGGCTCAACACTCCCAACATCTACCAGAAGGTCAACCAGGAGCAGGCCAGCCCCGGACACCAGCGTACAGTG TGGATGAAAACCGATGAGGTTAACCAAGCTGGCAGCACGCCCATCAAAATTGAAAACCCCAACCAATTTGTGCCTCTTTTCACCAACCCACGGGAGGTGATTGAGACACGAAACAAG ATTCGACAACAGAATCGTCAGGACATGAAGACAGCAGGCCCACAGTCCCAAGTCCTTGCCAGTGTCATAAATGAAGACAGCCCTCCG TCTCCAGTGAGTCCGCCTCCACTCCCACCTGAGCCTGAGCCTCCAAACCCCTTTAACGAGCTCACAGACCAAGAACTGGAGGAATATCGCCGAGAGGTGCAGAGGAAGCAGCATTCGGGCACCAATG AAGAACCTAAGACTGATGACGCAGTGCTCCAAAATGGTGGCGAGGAGGAAAAGCAGAcgacagaggagctggagaagagcATGAAGGCTCTAACCACCAACGACACATCCACGATCCCGACTTCGCCCCCCGCCAAACTGCAAGGCAACACCCCCGAGGGGTCACCGTCCAAGTCCCCCtcgaagaagaaaaagaagttcAAGCCGCCATCTTTCCTGAAGAAGAGCAAAAAGCAAAAGGAAAAAGCCGAGAGTTGA